A region from the Rufibacter sp. DG15C genome encodes:
- a CDS encoding RNA polymerase sigma factor: MKLQPANPLSEEDLIKGAVAGKREAQHQLYQRYAGKMLAVSKRYARTDFEAEDILQDAFLKVFTYLKNFKGECPLEFWVKRIVINTALKHQHSNRHLTVTDQEEEWDEASEQENFDSQHGYEELLQLVRELPPRYQAVFNLYAIEGFSHKEIGEMLDITESTSKSQYSRARASLRQALSNLENQYHERVIG, from the coding sequence TTGAAACTTCAGCCTGCAAATCCTCTCTCAGAAGAGGACCTGATCAAAGGTGCCGTAGCCGGAAAACGAGAGGCGCAGCACCAACTGTACCAGCGGTATGCAGGCAAGATGCTGGCCGTGAGTAAACGGTATGCCCGCACAGATTTTGAGGCCGAGGATATTTTGCAGGACGCGTTCTTGAAAGTGTTTACCTACCTCAAGAATTTTAAGGGGGAGTGCCCGCTGGAATTCTGGGTCAAGCGCATTGTCATCAACACCGCGCTCAAGCACCAGCACAGCAACCGGCACCTCACGGTGACCGACCAGGAGGAGGAATGGGACGAGGCTTCTGAACAGGAAAATTTTGACAGCCAGCATGGGTATGAAGAATTGTTGCAATTGGTTAGGGAGCTGCCGCCGCGGTACCAAGCGGTCTTTAACTTGTATGCCATTGAAGGCTTTTCGCACAAAGAGATTGGCGAAATGCTGGACATTACAGAAAGTACCTCTAAGTCTCAATATTCCCGGGCCCGCGCCAGCTTGCGCCAAGCCCTGTCGAATTTAGAAAACCAATACCATGAAAGAGTCATCGGCTGA